In the genome of Aspergillus luchuensis IFO 4308 DNA, chromosome 2, nearly complete sequence, one region contains:
- a CDS encoding uncharacterized protein (COG:S;~EggNog:ENOG410PTAC;~InterPro:IPR021331;~PFAM:PF11160) — translation MPTRRVQDKTGEQINEGDYVYTRYRGGTHEGEVDKVVTDEAEAHEEEVANPPKVSKSPQTRLEASSTCG, via the exons ATGCCGACGAGAAGAGTTCAAGACAAGACGGGAGAACAGATCAACGAAGGAGACTACGTGTATACAAGGTATCGTGGAGGAACCCACGAGGGAGAA GTTGACAAGGTCGTTACGGACGAGGCTGAAGCacatgaagaagaggtagCCAATCCACCCAAAGTAAGCAAGTCCCCGCAGACCAGACTCGAGGCATCGAGCACATGCGGCTGA